The region tccaaagcaattttTGGATTACCATGGACTGTAATCGTAGCCTTATGTCCTAGCATCTTAAGCTACAAgtaaacataacagggccgtgccataaatttGGCGTAAGCTGGCcacccaaacaaggcatgataagggctctttatcttaaccacctcaaaccaTAATGTCTCTGCCATGTAGTCATAATCATCACCAAAAGCCACTTCCAAGTGATtttaccaactggatatgccgacttaccagggaccacGCCATGGAAGACTATATAGGACGGCTTAAGCTCCTTATCAGTCAAATTCATCCGGCGAAAGGTATCATAATAACGGATATTGCTGTTGCtgtctccatccatgagcactttaatgAATTTATAACCTctgacttgaggggctaccaccaatgcTAGTTGACCTGGATTTTCAACCCGAGGCGGGTGATCCTCATGACTCCATATAATTGGCTGCTCTGACCACCGCAAGTATTGAGGTACCACCGGCTCAATCGCATTGACCGGACGTTTATGAATCTTCTGATCTCGCTTGCAAAGACTTGTAGTAAAGACATGATATTGGCCATCGTTAAGCTGCTTTGGATTGCTTTGGTATCCTGACTGATGCTGCTGGTTACCTTGACCGGACTGTTGGTTATAACCACCCTAGTTACTTTGTCCTTGATATCCAGAATTCGAGCCGCCACCGCCAAAGTCGGGCCCTTGTGAGCCGGATCTCGACCCGCCGAGCGGGCCATTATTACCACCATGATTCTGACTGAAGCTAGAATTTTTGTACTCTttcatgatgaaacaatccttccaagcaTGAGTCGATGGTTGACCGGGCAAACTATGCTTTGGGCAAGGGTCATTAAGCATGGCCTCTAGGTTAAATTTTGGTCCTCCAAACTGTggcttacccttacgacgctgatttttatgctgagcattggtgttagccacaaaatctgacccGCCATCGGTTTGTTTGCGCTTACCCCCGTTGCCCTGATTATGACCACTATGTCCTGTCACATTCTGCTGCTGACCCTTATCATTGCCGCTCTTCTTCCCCTTGTTGGATTTTTCCTCATCAGACCCAGGGTCCTTAGTGTTTTCTGAGTCAGCATACTtgatgagagccgccatgagctctcccatgtcattgtggtgacgcttaagccgccccaacttctgcttgaGAGGTGTGAAGTGGCAATTCTTCTCTAAAATCAGAACAGTAGAGCCGGCTATAATGTTATCCAATGAGTGGATAATAGCTGAAACCCGACAAACCCAATGGTGGACCGACTCATCCTCTCGCTGCACACAAGTGTCCAGATCAATAATCGACAGAAGCTGCTTACATGTGTCTTTAAAATTCTGAATAAAGTGCGCCTTCGACTCAGCCCGTGAATTGATGGAATTGGCGGGTAGCCCCTTCAACCAGGTTCGAGCTggcccatccagcatcatggtgaagtatttggcacatATGGCATCgttaacatccaacatctccatagctagcttatagctctcaatccaagcttCGGGTAGAAGATCaggtgtgtaattaggcaccttacgggggcccttgaaatccttaggcagacgCTCATTGCGTAGAGCCGACACTAGGCACGGTACACCAACGGTTTTGGAAGTCATCACAGCCTCCACGGATGCGAAGGGTTTAATTGAGTTGCCAATTCCGCTTCACGACGGGCTCTAGCCTAATCCACAAGGGCATAAGCATTATTAACATCACGGGGCGGGTTATGCCCACGGGGTGGGTCATCATTGCGAGGCGGGTTACGACACCGTTCGCTGCTGGAAACCGCCGACGACTCAATGTGCCGACTGTAACTTTGACTTTGGCGCGGTGTTGAGTGAATCCGCTCATGGCTGTACGAGTAAGCTGCCTGCTGAGCCACAACCATCTAGAGAAGCTCCACGGTGTTCCGGGTCTCTATCACAGCTGGAGACTCGCCCTCGATTGGAATAGCTGCCAACCATGAAGCTGCGACAATCATATTATCCACTGGGTTGGAGTAATGACCAGAAGGTGTTTGTACCCGTTGAGGCGGGGTCAAATCCATATGAGGCGGGTCTAGCACACGAGGCTGAGCCATCCCTCCGGTCACAGGCGCCTCAACAGCCCTGGTCACACCGGGTGGGTTACTCGGTCCTGCTCCGGGTGTATTAAAAAGATTCCGCCCCTCAAATTGAATGTAGGCGGCTCTGGTGCCTCCTTCGAAGAACAATGTTTGACGCATTCTGATCCAGATTTAAACGAAAAGCTTCTGCCCTTATCCGATGTGTTTCGGCCTCCAACGCGGCTCGCTCCGTGGCCATCCTGACATTCTCTGCATGAAGATCCTCTTGGGCCTTTGCCACCTCGTCCCGCAACTTCGCCACCTCTGCGTTGTGCTGTACTCGATTCATCGGAGTTACCTCTGCAGCTAACAGAGTCGCCAAGGCATCCAAGAGCTCAGATAAAACTTGAGTCGGGGCTGCGTAGAGCCGCTTGCCCTGGTTGTCGCAGCGGCAGTTGAGCTGGATGTCATGGCCGCGGTAGTTGAGGAGTTCAACATTGGTTGTGTGCCAGCCATGCATGAAAATAGCAGCCCTGCTCAGCGCCTCATAGGGATCCGAAATACTATCACCattggaatagcccccaagcccaccatcctgaaGCTGATAGATTGACTCGGTCTCTCCAGTTGAGGACTCATCACCTGAATAGATGTCCGTCTTTCCACCGTACGTAGATCCTTCCTCAAGATCCGCCCCATGAACAAAGCCAACAAAGGCATGCTTCCAGCGGGGTTGAATCTTGGCGGGTTGTGCGTGCTGAGCCATCTCAACGATGTTGGTGCAGGTGTTTGACTCAGGCTCTGACCCGCCGATCTTGCTgaagaagacgtgaattccgccaaagggacccgttacccgtactcgattgagtcggcctcggggccccagccagcgtcgtcgatgtagatcttgcagcggcgactcttggtcatctggcccaagaCGTATCCTTTGATCCCTGAcaagctacccttcaagaactcgaaaccaccatgctctggccccacggtgggcgccgtcgtggttttgtcatggcagatgcccttgtgaaaggacttaagtgtggagccatcgcaatgtagGTCAGCTcaaaggggttgaacgggacaaaggacacaaaggaTTTACCCAGGTCCGGCCCCTCACAATGAGGTAAAAGACTAcgtcctgcttctagttgtattgcttgagtttcgattacaagggagcgaatacgcttgacctagctctcgatcgattgtttcttgagttaacccgccgccgggtctcgcctttatatacataggtcaagGCACGGCTGCTTACAGGAGTCCGGGTCAGATCACACAACATAACCGACCCTGTCTCTAAGTCATCTTGCCTTGTTAGGCAAGCTACCATTGGGAGGCTCACACTTTCGGGTCTTGAGTCGCCTCCGGGTCGTAGGCCTTCAACATGCCTGCTTGTAAGCCGCCTTCAGTCTTCTTATCTTGTCTTCTTAGGCCTTCAATCATAAGTCACCAACAatatgacccgacccctcctgggcgggtcatatcacggggttatatccccaacatcatGCATTTTAAATCAactctatctcttgtttccccacacatacagactctaaaaatagcctatacttatgtatttcgaaaatacatgggtctggcccaataataaggtgacgcaacacctaaaatagcctcggaacgaaatttatgaagtggcatcttgtatatttcgtccaaggcttcacgcacccattatggtggcttcaaagtcctgaaatcatcacttgtaaccctGTTCTTGTTCcctttgcgcatgccatcatctccatgcttgttcttgctccaatgttcatccttctccaagctaggccctttatttgtaagcaaaacaaatgtatccaatttaggcagcatcatattctcatgaacattagaatcattaccaagaaacgaaagtacctgataatttaattggcgtgcgcgaactctagtaattggtccagtatatgtagcagtaggggctgtgggtgtaacaatggtattgatgtcctcatcgttCACTCACCTCAATGAgcgcacgcacgcacaccctaTGCATTTAACGCTATTCGGAGAGCTTGAAATTAATCTAGGAAANNNNNNNNNNNNNNNNNNNNNNNNNNNNNNNNNNNNNNNNNNNNNNNNNNNNNNNNNNNNNNNNNNNNNNNNNNNNNNNNNNNNNNNNNNNNNNNNNNNNNNNNNNNNNNNNNNNNNNNNNNNNNNNNNNNNNNNNNNNNNNNNNNNNNNNNNNNNNNNNNNNNNNNNNNNNNNNNNNNNNNNNNNNNNNNNNNNNNNNNNNNNNNNNNNNNNNNNNNNNNNNNNNNNNNNNNNNNNNNNNNNNNNNNNNNNNNNNNNNNNNNNNNNNNNNNNNNNNNNNNNNNNNNNNNNNNNNNNNNNNNNNNNNNNNNNNNNNNNNNNNNNNNNNNNNNNNNNNNNNNNNNNTACACCCCACACATATAACGTTATGAGTAGTACAAGGCGTAGCATTTTTTGCTCGTTCTACCTTCTATATAAAGTTAGATTAATTATGATGCGATACTTAGGAACCTTTTTCCGCAGGACACCATAGAATAAACAAATCAAAAATTATGTGCCTTAGAGTATCCAGGTCACTATCATTTATATTGTAAGAATCATGCGTACCATTTCTCACAACTTAGGATTATGGGACGCAACAAATATTATCAAAATATAATGTATAAAGAAATCGTCAATGCACCGTAATGCCAAAGGTACTATCTTTTTTTTAGAGTATTTTCGTTCATTTGTTGCTGTTTTGTGAACTAAAATTTGTATGTATTAACCATTGATATTGTTGGTTTTTTGACAGGCCTGCCAACACCGAGCCTAAAAGTGTGGACCTTTCTATAAAAGTCAATCCTTTATATTTCCTAATTCATTTTTCTGGTGTTTTTTCTTCTTCTGTATCTTGCCTCATTCACTAACACAAATTTTCATCTGTTGTAGGATAAGATATTATCTGTAAAATGAGATCTTTAAAATGTACACTAGAACAATTTTCGTTCGGTTCGAAGGAAGCTTCATTGTACAACTTTTGGTTGAACCAGATGATATTTGAACTTGGCTACATGATAGGAACAACTTTGGCTGAAACATTTAGGTTATATGGATAAGTGTTTGTAACCATGGGTGAACTATTTTTTCGTACCTGTCGGTATTTACCTAAATTAAATTGTCCTTTCTTTCTTTCTATATAAGAAAAAGGACACAATCGTGCCTCCGCCTGCTAGTTTTATATAGTCGTGGGAAAGTTGTTTTTGGGAAGGTTGAACTCTGCCCAGGCCCATCAGGAAGGCCCAGGCCTGTGCCGAGTCCAGCGCGAACCGACTATTATTGCGACACCGTCTATCCTACCCCGTTCGCTCCCTTGGACCCAACCCATACAAACTCAAACCCCCACGAAAACCCATCTCTCCTCTCCGCTTCTCCCTGGCCGCCGAAACCCTAACCTAgccgcgcgtcgccgccgccgccggcgcaccAGCCGCCATGTCGAACCCCAAGGGGTCGAAGATGCTCCAGTTCGTCAACTACCGGATGCGCGTGACGATCCAGGACGGCCGCCAACTCGTGGGGAAGTTCATGGCCTTCGATCGCCACATGAACCTCGTTCTCGGCGACTGCGAGGAGTTCCGCAAGCTCCCGCCCTCAAAATCTTCCAAGACCACAGGCGAGCGCGAGGAGCGGAGGACGCTCGGCCTGCTCCTTCTTCGTGGCGAGGAGGTCGTCTCCATGACCGTCGAGGGCCCGCCCCCGCCCGACGAGTCCCGGGCCAAGGCCTCCGCTGGCGGTGGCGCGCTTTCCGGCACTGGCGTCGGTCGCGCTGCCGGCCGTGGGGTGGCCACCGGCCCGCTGCTCCAGGCGCAGCCCGGCCTCTCCGGCCCTGTTCGGGGCGTGGGTGGTCCGGCCCCCGGCATGATGCAGCCCCAGATCTCGCGTCCCCCAATGCCGAACCTCTCAGCGCCGCCGGTGGCGTACCCACAGGTCGTCCGCCCGCCACCGATGGGTATGCCGCCCATGCGACCTGGTGGCCCGCCACCGATGCAGATGCAGTTTCAGCGCCCGCCGGGTCCTCCGCCTGCGCCATATCCTGGGGGCCCGCCTCAGCAGTTCATGAGGGGACCGCAACCGATGGGGCCTCCACCAGGGAGGCCGGggatgccaggcatgccaccaccgCCAGGGATGAGGCCGATGCCACCACCGCAGTTTGGACAACCACCCAGGCATGGAATGCCGCCACCACCGCCTGGTCCACAGCAGCCTGGACAGAATCCCCAGCAGTAGAAAAACCTTTGTGGTAAGTATCAGTACTAGAATTCTTCGATTTGCATTCTAATGCTGTTAAATACTCTGGCTAGTTGTGATGATGCACTGTTATATTGTTCATACTTTTTAGTTCGAAGAATCGTATCATGATCTGTAATATTTGCACTGATGTTTATAGCCTGATCATATTTTTAAATTAGTGTTGTGGTGGCTTGCTTACCTGATCCTAGGTCTAGTGTTATGCACAATGTTTAGCTGATGAGACCCGTCTTATGTATCTATAACTGAATAGTGTATCTTTCTAAGTTCCTTGCTCTCTGTTTTCCATGCTAGAAGCCTAGAACATGCCATAACTCATGGCTCTCCTCAGATCTAGACACCTAGCCACTGTTCAAAAAATCTGCTGATTAATCAGTTTACTGCCCGATTAATAGCTGCTCAGAGAGTCACCGACAGCAGTTAACTGATTAATCTGCCGATTGGCCAACCAagcagctaccagttaatgatTTCCTGAATATTGCACTCAGCAGTCATATGTAGTTTAATAAACTAGCAAAGTGTCCTTGCACTGCAGCGGATCCAAAATAGATACATGTTCACAAGCTTGAAAATAATTGCCCTGGTTTggtatatatcactaaaaatatgttagttTTCACCCAAAGTCTATTCCTCTTATCTTTTTGGATGAGTTGGGGGAGGGATGGGGCTGGTCCAGAGAGaccaaggggttttctgcaaatattGAGCAGATTTGGGAGGGGGGGGGGTCTTTTTGCCATGTCTTACCTTGCATGCATTAAATGTGGATCGGATGGTCAGAAATGATGGATGGCgaacacacaccatcatcaccatccgGGTCTTCTATAGGAGTGGAGATTTGTTCTACCTATGTATGTACAAAAGTTCTCTTCATTCTAAATCAGTTCCATTTCCTCCTCTAGTCTATCATGAGATGGAAGTGCATCTACGGTTCACATGTTATGTAGTCATGAATTACCTTTCACATACCATGAGTCAAAAGGCTAACTTGTGCAatcaaatccatcaaatctttgtcAAATGGACGGTCTATGGGAGCTGTGTAACATAAAAAAATGCTGCACCACGAAGTAAAattcagtactccctccgttcctaatacaagtctttttagagatttcaatatgaactacatacggatgtatatggacatattttagtgtagattcactcattttgctccgtatgtagtccatattggaatctttaaaaagacttatatttaggaacggagggagtactgtaaGTTTAATATGTGTAGTAATATTCGCCCAAAATTCTGGTGAATGATGTCATGTTGGATGTTCGTATACATAGGTATTGAGGAAAATTGTTAGATGCGTTTGTATGAAGCAGGAAGCAGGCGGCAGGCAACGTGGAATCCTTTGGCCTTTTATTATGATCACTTATACTTGGGAGTTCAAGTAGTATCAGATCGTTGTCTTGAGTCATAAGTATGACACTTGGAGTAAAGTTGGAAATTTGATTTCTTATTTGGcagtattttttttttcaaatatagAAGATACAAGATAATGTAAATGCCAGAGAACTCTTCTTTTGTAGTGTTTTTTAAGAGTCTTCTGTGTTATCACAAAAGCACATCATTATGTACTCCTGGAGGTGTTTGTATGCATAAGCATTTAATACGTGCTGTGTTGTGCATGTTTGATTATTGGCGTGTGCCTTTTTGGATGCATCCAAATGGTGCTCGAGTTCGTCATAACCCCAAGCCATGATTAATCTATAAACTTTTTATTAGATACCCGTGTTCTGTCTAACGGCAATAATGATGCCTTAGTTGTAGGTACTATTTGTGTTGAGCTCACCCCTATGGACCACGTTAGTACTGATGTTTCCTCATGATTCTGTCATAGAGTGTGGCACATGTGCCCATTGTTCTGGTTTTACTTGTCTTTGTACGTTTAGTTTTTCCCTTGTGAATCCTGGTGTATCTTGTGTTGAAGTATTTTTATGGAGAAACCTAGATCATCCTATAGGGATATGGCAGAGAATGGGGTCAAATCACATGCTTAATCAACTTTAGGGACGTGTTTAAGCATGGAGATGTTTGTAGCCAATAGGGATTGTTCATTGTTGACAATTGAATGAAATATGTGGTTATATTTTTTCATTTAGACTCTTTCATGTGATGTTCTTGCTGTAGCTACTAAACATTGTTAGCACAGTTGTAAGCTAGGTAATTCAGCTTGAGTCTGTATTACGCTCACCTTTATATTGATTGCGGTTTCTCCTTGCACATCATTATTCGATGTATGTTGTACTGAATTTCGATCTCCTCTGCAGGTTTGGTCCTTGCAGTCCCACCTGTGGAAGATTCATCTTCGGAAGAGAGAAAAGCCTTGTCGGTGCAGCACTCTTGCTTTTGATGGGAGGAGACGGACTGTTTTCCAACGCAATGTACGTAAAAGAGGCTGAAGCTTGTTTAACTGTTGGTTGTTAAGCTAGGGACATGGATAGACTGTTTCGTTGTGTCAGTACCTTGTTGCTGGATGTGCTTGCACTTGTATTGGGATCTTATTTCGCACTATTAACTTCAGATCATAAATTGCTTTGCTTGCATGTGTGTCTGTTTCAGTAGTTCATACTTTTATGTGAATTATGCTGTTACTCATGTGATCTACTTCAGTGTGCGGTGCTGTGTCATGGAATCAAatttagggctcctttgattcaaaggatttttgtaTGATTAGAAATCTTAGGATTTTTCCCTATGTTGGTTGTCTGATTCATAGGATTTAATCCTGTCGGAATTTTTTCTAAAGATTTTTTTGTACTACTCATAGGATTTGTAGCATCCACTCAAAACCTCCTTTGTTTTTTCCCGTGATTCAAAATCTTGTTGGACTGGATGAGCATGACATTCCAATCCTATGTTTTTATATTCCCACGTCCATAAAAATACTTCCGTTGCATCCAGAAATACAAGGGATTCCTCCAGTTATTGTGTTCCAAAATTTGCTTCGTCTGAAATTGTATTTGGTCAAGTTATTGTGTTTATTGGATTGCCCACAAAAAGGCAGAATGTGGAAGGTTTCTTCTGCACACTCGTTGCCAGTATTGCCCTCCATGAGGGCAACTGCAGGGGGCTTCATCAAATGTcaccaccccccctccccccctctatTTTTCTGCAAACCCTCCGCAGCAATTTGTGCTGTACCAAGCTGCGCTCATATTTCTTCCAAATCTTTCTGTTCTGGTCGTTTCAAAACTTTATTTTCCCACTACTAGATCTATTTTCTATTATAAACAAGTCAAAGATAAATATTACTACAAAGCAAACAATTCATTATTATGTTTTCAAATTAATTCAAATTCAATTTTATTCGGAGGACATATGCTCCTACTAGTAACCATGATGCACACACAAGTGCTCTAACTAGATCATTGATAAGTTGTTAATGCACTTCTCAATCACGAAGTTtttgataaatcttaagaaaaatTTCAACTTTGGGCGCCTTTTGTTGTGGGAGTTGATGGGCTCAAATTCGACATTGGTTATGCTCTCGTCCCCATCCTCCTTAATCatgcatatttcataatcatagtgtTCATGATCACACGACAAATATATCACCTCCCACTCATTTGCATGCCCCTGGATCGTAGTTTAAAAACTGGACTACCAGTTCTGGTTTTCATCGGTTTCATCGGTCGAACAGTCGGTTCAATTGTTGGATTTTAGAAAGACAAAAGCATATGCAAAAATAGGTAAAATAACTTATGTTCCATCATTTGACAGAAATTTGTAGGGGGTGAGATGGTTTGTGGGCCATTCTTAGCTTTGCGTCTTGCTTCCAACGCaacctgggtttgattcccagcgGGAGCAAatcctcttaatagtacggatttTCTACGACCAAAAAAATAAAAACGTCGAAAATGCCATGTTTCATTTAAATATGCACGTGTAGCTCAAGCACACGGTTAGTCCGCAAAAATTGCGTTGTCATCAACACCAAAACACGAAGGGAGGAAATGCCCTTTCACTTTGGTATTTGCCGGTGTGATTTTGTGTGTGTGCATATTAGTGTTGGTTGTGTGTTTCTTAATTATGCAGAGGTCAGGCATATGCTCATTATGTTTGTATCTCATTGATGTTTTATTTTTAAGTTGACCAGGTATGTGTTTGTGCATTGTCACGAGGTGAAATATTTTTTAGCACAATAAAACGACAATACGGGACAAATCTTGATGCAGAAAAATAGGCAAAATAAGATTATTTTTAGTTATAGCAGTTTTTTCATCTGATAAAATACATATGTGTCTGTGATTGATCTGCTTTATTGAGTTATCAAAATAAAGGAGTGATCAATATTTATTTGTTTATAGACCGTGAGTTTATTACTATTTATTGGGGTACCAAGATGTCTGATAAGTATCAGGTTTGTCACAAGAAATAAAAAATTTACATACTGTGAATTATTGCTATACCATATATTGATCTGATTTTTGGTTATCAAAGATTGGTTTGATGGAACCATAAGTGGATGGAAAACCTAGAAAAAATGGTTTTGTGTGGGAGGATAGACGATGGGTGGTGGGAAGAAAAATTGTTGTCGGATGGAacctaattttcttttcaagtactCACTCctaaaaaaatataagagcgtcTAGATAACTAAAATAGTAACCTAAACGCTTATATatctctttacggagggagtagtatattaggTATGCACCCGTGCATTGACACGGGGCCAAATATCTTCTTCTAATGCAAAAAGAGGATCATATTAGACAAATCTTAATGCAAAACAATAGGCAAAATAAAATTATATTTTGGTTATAGAGCATATATTTTATGCCATTGCTTAAGCTGACAAAATAAGTATATGCTCGTGATTGATCTACTTTATTGGTTTTAGTTACTTATATTTGTTTACATGCAGTGAATTTATGGTTATTTATTGGGTTATCAAAGATGTCTAACCAGATTTTACCATAAAAAACCATTTGCCTACCGACCACAAATTTATTGCTATATTATAGATTGATCTGGTTTATCAGGTTACCTCTTTATTTAATCTGGAGGGGAAGGAAATCCGTGAAAAAAATCAATGGATGTTAGAAGGACGAACGAAGGGATGGTAATGTTAAGAATAATTTAACTCAACATTAATTTGGGGATAATTCCTGCTTTCCCGTGCGTGTAATCCCACGATGTGGGAAATGTCACAACGGTTTATCCATGGAGCGTCGCCTCTAGGAACCGTCGGCTCCTTTGAAAGCGCCCATACATGTTGTATATAAGGGATCGGAACTATCAATAAAGACTACTTACTCATTCTATTTGATTGTCTTTGTCTCTCTACTTTTACCTTCGAGTAGGTAAAATGAAAATTAACGTAAGATGAAACCTTAATTTCTTTTCAAATAGTATAGTTATACAGAGATAACGTTTTTCTTGCGACCAGACATCTAGAGATAAAATCCACCCTTCATAAAGAAAATGGTGACGAGAACCAACCATAGCATTGGGGAGGGTCGCAGGAAGCAACGTGATTATGGCACCTGCAGAATTCAATACGTTTGCCTTTCTCCGCCAGCTCCCACCACTGCACCCTTTTCGTCACAAATGACATGCCACCGTGTCAGGCTAAGAGTTATTTTCTCTTTTTGTAATTTCTACGTTTCTCTATGAAAGCAACTTTTCTGTGGTGAATATGTGGTAGGTGCTTGTGCTCTACCACAAGAGCAGTACTAGACGATATTACATGCCTAGGTGACATTAGACATTTACTGATGGGTCCTTGTGAAAAATCCCATCCCCAGCTTGAATGAAAACGTAACTGAAACTGAAAACTTAGTTGATTGTTCCACTGTCTAGAAAAAAAAGGAATACGAAAGGGGAAACGTTCCAAATCGCCCGGCGGATTTTCATCGCTCGCATCGACGCCTTAATTGGTTGCCAGCGTCCATGTGTGCCCCACATACAACGCAGCCCACCGTTTTAGAAATATCTGGGATGACCCGTTCCCCTTCCTCTTGTGTTTCACCCTCATTCTTTCAACCTTCTGTTGTGAAAAGATTTTTAAAAAATTTCTGTAACAAGACCTCCGTTGCAGAATAATTTTGCAACATGACCTTTGTTACGAATTTTGTGAAATGTTTCTGACTTCTATAACTTTTTTTGCAAAAAGACCTTTGTCATGAATTTTTTTGTGAGAAGACCTATGTTGCAAAAAATAATCTGCAACTTGACCTATGTTGCAAAATTTTGTGCAACATAGGATGTGTTGCAGAAAATTTCCGCAACACCACCCGTGTTGCAATTGTAGAGACTGGCCTCAGCCGCTTAATCCGCTAGATCGGGCGTCTCACAAAGCGACGTAAAAAGATCCGTCGGCCGATGCGTAGCAGTGCCCATACAAAAGCCATTCGACACCGATTTGTGTCACACACAGAAAAATCAGGTCGGCTAATCAGCCAACAAAAGTCTACTATTGTGTGTTAACTTCATTTTGTCTCACGTGAATGAAGCACCATTCTGAATTCCTGATAATGCAGAGCCGATCTTAGTCCTGGGCCCATGCGGTGGGTGGGAAAACGTGTCACTATTTATTGATTTATTTAACAAAAAAACATCAAGTCAAACGAGTGGTCACAAATCTGACaaacatgaaagatccattttctccCTC is a window of Triticum dicoccoides isolate Atlit2015 ecotype Zavitan chromosome 2B, WEW_v2.0, whole genome shotgun sequence DNA encoding:
- the LOC119363739 gene encoding small nuclear ribonucleoprotein-associated protein B'-like; this translates as MSNPKGSKMLQFVNYRMRVTIQDGRQLVGKFMAFDRHMNLVLGDCEEFRKLPPSKSSKTTGEREERRTLGLLLLRGEEVVSMTVEGPPPPDESRAKASAGGGALSGTGVGRAAGRGVATGPLLQAQPGLSGPVRGVGGPAPGMMQPQISRPPMPNLSAPPVAYPQVVRPPPMGMPPMRPGGPPPMQMQFQRPPGPPPAPYPGGPPQQFMRGPQPMGPPPGRPGMPGMPPPPGMRPMPPPQFGQPPRHGMPPPPPGPQQPGQNPQQ